The Candidatus Hydrogenedentota bacterium DNA window CCCAGAGCTGCACGATGCAGCACATTGATGGCTTCTGGTGTGCCCAACGCGGCCAGTGCGTCAAGCGCCACACGACGAACCTCCGGTGATGGGTGGGAGGCCAGTCCTGCCCAGAACCGGCAGTCCTGCGGCGCGCTGCTTTTTGCCAGTGCCTCTGCGCAGACCCGGGCGAGCACGGGGTCTTGGGAACCGGTGCATTGCGCCAGTGCCGGCGCGGCCTTCGCGCTGCCCATGCGCCCGAGGCAATACCCTGCGGCCCAACGCCGTTCGGGCGCGGCTTCGGCATTTTCCAGCACCTCGATCAACGGGCGCTCCAATGCGTCCTGCATGCCGGGCAGGGCCTGTCCCAGGGTCTGTGCCCCCGGCGACAAGGGATTGCGCATGATATACAGGACCTGCTCCGCGAGCGTGGTCTCGTCCAGTTGACTTAGAGCCTGAGCCGCCGCCCTGCGCACCGAGGCGTCTTGGTCCTCGAGAGCCGCAAGCAGCAGGTCCGGTTCCCGCGGTTGCGAGCAGGCCCAGAGTTCCACTGCGCGCACGCGCGTCGGCGCGTCCGGCGCGGCGAACATCGCCCGGACCATGCCGCCCGGGGCAGGCGC harbors:
- a CDS encoding HEAT repeat domain-containing protein; the protein is MVIPAHLCLCLVCVLTHWWTDVFFLPRPEPPPDTTATPSWEERAVTQTQARIQEILESPAVLWPRGEAAAPAAGQHGAPAPGGMVRAMFAAPDAPTRVRAVELWACSQPREPDLLLAALEDQDASVRRAAAQALSQLDETTLAEQVLYIMRNPLSPGAQTLGQALPGMQDALERPLIEVLENAEAAPERRWAAGYCLGRMGSAKAAPALAQCTGSQDPVLARVCAEALAKSSAPQDCRFWAGLASHPSPEVRRVALDALAALGTPEAINVLHRAALGETETDLSLKEHAVRRIAELPRETAIPILVHVLANHLPARREAARQLKALTGLEFGENPVEWQQWYQQTAGRLPPPQAPPPETAPLYEFAPWPEQ